In one Brevibacillus composti genomic region, the following are encoded:
- a CDS encoding metal ABC transporter permease, which yields MNALWIILTGSLVAASCGFLGCFLILRRMAMLGDAISHAILPGIVIAFLLSGSRDIMPMLIGAAVVGLITVLIVQLLSHHGVKTDAAIGVTFTALFSVGVILVSLFTAQVDLDLDCVLYGEIAYVPWDTWQWAGIDMGPRAAWGVGGVFLLSLLVIGLFFKQFKLCSFDPALAAAIGIPVVFFHYLLMTLVSLTTVAAFESVGAILVVAMLVVPSATAYLLTDKLHRMLWISMGVGVLCAVFGYALASWLDSSIAGAMTGVSGLLFLLAFLLSPRHGLVTRAWTRRKIKVSEPA from the coding sequence GTGAATGCGCTCTGGATTATCCTGACAGGCTCTCTCGTAGCCGCCTCCTGCGGCTTTCTCGGCTGCTTTCTCATTCTGCGCCGGATGGCGATGCTGGGAGACGCGATCAGCCACGCCATTCTGCCGGGCATCGTGATCGCCTTTTTGCTCAGCGGCAGCCGCGATATCATGCCGATGCTGATCGGTGCTGCCGTCGTCGGTCTGATCACCGTGCTGATCGTCCAGCTCCTCAGCCATCACGGCGTGAAAACCGATGCCGCGATCGGCGTGACGTTTACCGCCCTGTTTTCCGTCGGCGTCATCCTCGTCTCCCTGTTCACGGCACAGGTCGATCTCGATCTCGATTGTGTCCTGTACGGCGAGATTGCCTATGTCCCCTGGGATACCTGGCAATGGGCGGGCATCGACATGGGGCCGCGTGCGGCCTGGGGCGTCGGCGGTGTCTTTCTGCTCAGCCTGCTGGTTATCGGGCTGTTTTTCAAACAGTTCAAGCTGTGCAGCTTTGACCCGGCTCTCGCGGCAGCCATCGGCATTCCCGTCGTCTTTTTCCACTATCTGCTGATGACCCTGGTGTCGCTGACGACGGTCGCCGCCTTTGAAAGCGTAGGGGCAATCCTGGTGGTGGCCATGCTGGTCGTCCCCAGCGCCACCGCCTACCTCTTGACCGACAAGCTGCACCGCATGCTGTGGATCAGCATGGGAGTCGGGGTGCTCTGCGCGGTATTCGGCTATGCTCTCGCCTCGTGGCTGGACAGCTCGATAGCCGGCGCGATGACGGGCGTGTCCGGATTGCTGTTTCTGCTCGCCTTTCTCCTCTCGCCGCGGCACGGCTTGGTCACGCGCGCATGGACACGGCGCAAAATAAAAGTAAGCGAACCAGCATAA
- the acsA gene encoding acetate--CoA ligase has product MKVEMIMPAEGKNNLENYEEAYANFDWAEVEKQFTWYETGKVNMAYEALDRHLLTERKDKTALLFSDGKREESYTFAQLSELSNKFGNVLRNLGIAKGDRVFVFMPRSPELYVSFFGILKVGAIIGPLFEAFMEVAVRDRLEDSEAVAIITTPALLPRVPVKDLPHLKHVIVVGAEGELEEGQISYEKAMSEASSDFEIEWVDREDGMILHYTSGSTGKPKGVLHVHNAMIQHLQTGKWVLDFQEDDVFWCTADPGWVTGTSYGIFSPWLNGVTNVIRGGRFSPEAWYETIEKYKVTIWYSAPTAFRMMMGAGDEIVKRFDLSSLRHVLSVGEPLNPEVVYWGMRVFNQRIHDHWWMTETGGHIVANFRCLPIKPGSMGKSFPGIYASIIDDQGNELPPNRMGNLAIRTPWPAMMRKIWNNQAKFDEYFRFPGWYVSGDSAYKDEDGYIWFQGRVDDVINTSGERVGPFEVESKLVEHPAVAEAGVIGKPDPVRGEIIKAFISLRAGYEPSEELMDDIRKFVKEGLAAHAAPREIEFRDKLPKTRSGKIMRRVLKAWELGLPTGDLSTLED; this is encoded by the coding sequence ATGAAAGTAGAAATGATTATGCCCGCAGAGGGTAAAAACAACCTGGAAAACTACGAGGAAGCTTATGCGAACTTCGATTGGGCGGAAGTGGAAAAGCAGTTTACCTGGTACGAAACCGGCAAGGTAAACATGGCGTACGAAGCCTTGGATCGACATCTTTTGACAGAACGCAAGGATAAAACTGCACTCCTTTTCAGTGACGGCAAAAGAGAAGAAAGTTACACCTTTGCACAGTTGAGCGAATTGTCCAACAAATTCGGCAATGTCCTCCGCAATCTGGGGATCGCCAAAGGCGACCGTGTATTCGTCTTTATGCCGCGCTCTCCTGAATTGTACGTGAGCTTTTTTGGAATATTGAAGGTCGGCGCCATTATTGGACCGCTGTTCGAAGCATTCATGGAAGTAGCGGTGCGCGACCGTCTGGAAGACAGCGAAGCCGTCGCGATCATAACGACACCGGCGCTGTTGCCGCGCGTGCCTGTAAAAGATTTGCCTCATCTCAAGCACGTCATCGTCGTAGGTGCGGAGGGCGAGCTGGAAGAAGGGCAGATCAGCTATGAAAAGGCCATGAGCGAAGCATCCTCCGATTTTGAGATCGAGTGGGTCGACCGCGAAGACGGGATGATCCTGCACTATACTTCTGGCTCCACAGGCAAACCGAAAGGAGTTCTCCACGTCCATAATGCGATGATTCAGCATCTGCAGACAGGGAAATGGGTTCTCGATTTCCAGGAGGACGATGTATTCTGGTGTACGGCTGACCCTGGCTGGGTGACCGGTACATCGTACGGCATCTTCTCTCCGTGGCTGAACGGCGTGACTAATGTCATTCGCGGCGGACGCTTTTCGCCCGAGGCTTGGTATGAGACGATTGAGAAGTACAAGGTAACGATCTGGTACAGCGCCCCGACCGCTTTCCGCATGATGATGGGGGCGGGCGACGAGATCGTGAAGAGATTCGACCTCTCGTCCCTCCGCCATGTTCTCAGCGTGGGTGAGCCGCTTAACCCGGAAGTCGTCTACTGGGGCATGCGCGTCTTTAACCAGCGCATCCACGATCATTGGTGGATGACGGAGACGGGTGGACATATCGTCGCCAACTTCCGCTGCCTGCCGATCAAGCCGGGCTCCATGGGCAAGTCCTTCCCTGGCATTTACGCTTCGATTATCGACGACCAGGGCAATGAGCTGCCGCCGAATCGGATGGGGAACCTCGCCATCCGCACTCCATGGCCGGCGATGATGAGAAAAATCTGGAACAACCAAGCGAAATTCGATGAGTATTTCCGTTTCCCGGGCTGGTACGTATCCGGAGATTCCGCTTATAAGGATGAAGACGGCTACATCTGGTTCCAAGGCCGCGTAGACGATGTGATTAACACCTCCGGCGAGCGGGTCGGTCCATTTGAAGTGGAAAGCAAGCTGGTCGAGCATCCGGCTGTGGCGGAAGCAGGCGTCATCGGCAAGCCTGATCCGGTGCGCGGAGAGATCATCAAGGCGTTTATCTCGCTGCGTGCTGGCTACGAGCCAAGCGAAGAGCTGATGGACGATATCCGCAAGTTCGTAAAAGAAGGACTGGCGGCACATGCTGCACCGAGGGAAATCGAATTCCGGGACAAGCTGCCGAAGACGCGCTCTGGAAAAATCATGCGCCGCGTCCTGAAGGCGTGGGAGCTGGGTCTTCCCACCGGCGATCTGTCCACGCTGGAAGATTAA
- the splB gene encoding spore photoproduct lyase, producing MATTLVDAPKSAAARDSKLFQPDLVFFEPDALQYPLGRELYERYQKQGIPIQMTTSHNQVRGIPGETDVEKYRNAKRTLVVGVRKTLKFEQSKPSAEYAIPLATGCAAHCHYCYLNTNIGTKPYIRVYVNTDDIFRQAEAYIREREPEITRFEAACTSDPVSIEHITGNLRRAIEFMGEQPLGRLRFVTKFHHVDSLLDARHNRHTRFRFSMNADYVIKHFEPGTSSFEERLEAAGKVAKAGYPLGFILAPLYWFDGWEEGYTDLLERLRDQLVPEAMEDLTFELIQHRFTKVAKKLILQRYPKTKLEMNEEERKYKWGKYGRGKYVYPDPQAKALRDHLEKEIARLFPQARIEYFT from the coding sequence ATGGCAACGACGCTAGTGGATGCGCCAAAATCTGCCGCTGCCCGCGACTCCAAACTGTTTCAGCCGGATCTTGTTTTCTTTGAGCCGGATGCGCTCCAGTATCCGCTGGGCCGGGAGCTGTACGAACGCTACCAGAAGCAGGGAATTCCGATTCAGATGACCACCAGCCACAACCAGGTGCGGGGCATTCCCGGCGAGACCGATGTGGAGAAGTACCGCAACGCCAAACGAACGCTGGTCGTCGGTGTCCGCAAGACGCTCAAATTCGAGCAATCGAAGCCTTCCGCGGAATACGCCATCCCGCTGGCGACCGGTTGTGCCGCTCATTGCCACTACTGCTACCTGAACACCAATATCGGGACCAAGCCCTACATCCGCGTCTACGTCAATACGGATGACATTTTTCGGCAAGCGGAGGCTTACATCCGCGAGCGGGAACCGGAGATCACCCGTTTTGAAGCGGCCTGTACGTCAGACCCGGTCAGCATTGAGCACATCACCGGCAATCTGCGCCGCGCGATCGAATTCATGGGGGAGCAGCCGCTGGGAAGGCTTCGTTTTGTGACCAAGTTCCACCATGTGGATTCGCTGCTGGACGCCAGACACAACCGGCACACCCGCTTTCGCTTCAGCATGAATGCGGATTACGTGATCAAGCATTTTGAACCGGGCACCTCTTCGTTTGAAGAGCGTTTGGAAGCGGCCGGAAAGGTGGCCAAAGCCGGCTACCCGCTCGGCTTTATCCTCGCCCCTCTCTACTGGTTCGACGGCTGGGAGGAGGGCTATACCGATCTGCTGGAGCGGCTCCGCGATCAGCTGGTTCCGGAGGCGATGGAAGACCTCACCTTTGAGCTGATTCAGCATCGCTTCACCAAGGTGGCCAAAAAGCTGATTCTGCAGCGGTATCCCAAGACCAAGCTGGAAATGAACGAGGAAGAGCGAAAGTACAAATGGGGAAAATACGGAAGGGGCAAGTACGTCTACCCCGACCCGCAGGCCAAGGCGCTGAGGGACCATCTGGAAAAAGAAATCGCCCGGCTGTTTCCCCAAGCCAGGATCGAGTATTTCACCTAG
- a CDS encoding ArsR/SmtB family transcription factor, with product MPADDKLLTDTDTICSTQSIDPEKVNRLRPRMRETDGVATIFKALADDTRAKIIYALALEGELCVCDVAHTIDSTIANTSHHLRLLRNMGLARYRKEGKLVYYSLDDDHVRHLILTGVEHAAEQKRQNS from the coding sequence GTGCCAGCAGATGATAAGCTCCTGACAGACACCGATACGATTTGCAGTACGCAAAGCATCGATCCGGAAAAAGTAAACCGCCTGAGACCCCGCATGCGGGAGACCGATGGAGTAGCTACGATCTTCAAGGCGCTGGCCGACGACACGAGAGCAAAGATTATCTATGCGCTCGCGCTGGAAGGCGAGTTATGCGTCTGTGACGTGGCCCATACCATCGACAGTACCATTGCCAATACCTCCCACCATCTGCGCCTCTTGCGCAATATGGGACTGGCCCGTTACCGCAAGGAAGGAAAGCTGGTTTACTACTCTCTCGATGATGACCATGTGCGCCACTTGATCCTGACAGGCGTCGAGCACGCCGCCGAACAAAAACGCCAGAATTCGTAA
- the thiD gene encoding bifunctional hydroxymethylpyrimidine kinase/phosphomethylpyrimidine kinase: protein MTTIAKAMTIAGSDSGGGAGIQADLKTFHQLGVYGTSAITAITAQNTKGVAGVYPLPAEAVVQQISEVLSDIGAEAAKTGMLFNAEIIEAVAGEIKKFGLDKLVVDPVMIAKGGAKLLQDEAIAALKRHLLPLAEVVTPNLPEAECLSGLQIVTPEQMREAARAIHQLGARHVMMKGGHLQGDAIVDILFDGRDFYEMAHGRIQTRHTHGTGCTFSAALTAELAKKTPLVQAVEKANRFIVAAIQTAPQIGEGHGPTNHWAVVD, encoded by the coding sequence ATGACAACTATCGCCAAAGCAATGACCATCGCCGGTTCTGACAGCGGGGGAGGAGCGGGCATTCAGGCGGACCTGAAAACCTTTCACCAGCTCGGCGTATACGGCACGAGCGCGATCACGGCGATCACGGCGCAAAATACGAAGGGCGTCGCAGGCGTGTATCCGCTGCCCGCGGAAGCGGTCGTCCAGCAAATAAGCGAAGTCTTGAGCGATATCGGGGCGGAAGCGGCCAAAACGGGGATGCTCTTTAACGCCGAAATTATCGAAGCGGTCGCCGGGGAGATCAAAAAATTTGGGCTGGACAAGCTGGTCGTCGATCCGGTCATGATCGCAAAGGGCGGCGCCAAGCTGCTTCAGGATGAAGCCATCGCGGCTCTCAAGCGCCATCTGCTGCCGCTGGCCGAGGTGGTGACGCCCAACCTGCCGGAAGCGGAATGCTTGAGCGGGCTTCAGATCGTTACCCCTGAGCAGATGAGGGAGGCAGCGCGGGCGATCCATCAGCTGGGGGCCCGCCATGTGATGATGAAGGGGGGCCATCTGCAAGGCGATGCGATCGTGGATATCCTCTTCGACGGACGTGATTTCTACGAGATGGCCCATGGCCGAATCCAGACGCGCCATACCCACGGAACCGGCTGCACGTTTTCGGCGGCGCTGACTGCCGAGCTGGCCAAAAAGACGCCGCTCGTCCAGGCGGTAGAGAAGGCCAACCGCTTTATCGTGGCGGCGATTCAAACCGCTCCGCAGATCGGCGAAGGGCATGGTCCGACGAATCACTGGGCGGTCGTGGACTGA
- a CDS encoding sensor histidine kinase, with amino-acid sequence MSYRVFYWLTVLLPPIVIGGFEFVRHDFLLPYLSMETGNVYITILTLVLSFLFANWMFRKIDRMNAKIVEEQARRAVYEERERLARELHDGIAQSLFFLNVKLKQGQLEEARGAVSAIDNHVRQAIFNLRSLPEEGSSLKQRLEKWLSQWCALSGVDLTHEIEVPDGFFSPAEEVQLFGVIQETFANIQKHAAAGHAWLKLKADQATGSWQLSIEDDGVGIRQTGTEANKYGLKMVRERAKQVGSVIEITGRAEGGTLIRLTSDRGGGSQS; translated from the coding sequence ATGTCTTACCGCGTTTTTTACTGGCTGACCGTCTTGCTTCCGCCGATCGTCATTGGCGGTTTTGAATTTGTGCGCCATGATTTTCTGCTTCCCTACCTCTCTATGGAAACGGGAAATGTGTACATCACGATCTTGACGCTGGTGCTTTCGTTTCTCTTCGCCAACTGGATGTTTCGGAAAATTGACCGGATGAATGCCAAAATCGTCGAAGAGCAGGCCCGGCGAGCCGTCTACGAGGAACGGGAGCGGCTGGCCAGAGAGCTTCATGACGGGATTGCGCAATCCCTGTTTTTCCTCAACGTCAAACTGAAGCAAGGCCAACTGGAAGAAGCCCGCGGCGCCGTATCCGCCATCGACAACCACGTGCGCCAAGCCATTTTCAATCTGCGCTCGCTTCCCGAGGAAGGCAGCAGTCTGAAGCAGCGGCTGGAAAAGTGGCTGAGCCAGTGGTGCGCCCTCTCCGGTGTGGATCTCACCCATGAGATCGAGGTGCCTGATGGCTTCTTTTCCCCTGCCGAGGAGGTCCAGCTGTTCGGGGTGATCCAGGAAACCTTCGCCAATATCCAGAAGCACGCGGCGGCGGGGCACGCCTGGCTGAAGCTGAAAGCAGATCAAGCCACGGGCAGCTGGCAGCTCTCCATCGAAGACGATGGCGTCGGGATTCGCCAGACGGGCACGGAAGCCAATAAATACGGATTAAAAATGGTCAGGGAACGGGCCAAGCAAGTAGGCTCCGTCATCGAGATAACAGGAAGGGCAGAAGGCGGAACACTGATACGCCTGACGTCAGACAGAGGAGGAGGAAGTCAATCATGA
- a CDS encoding metal ABC transporter solute-binding protein, Zn/Mn family, whose protein sequence is MKVTYLQNLKGSLCVIAAAALLLAGCGAQTEPPDTAPATASAWKVTATTGMVADIVKEVGGEHVEVTQLMGAGVDPHLYKASQGDIKRIDEADLIFYSGLHLEGKLVDIFEKIGAKKPVKAVTAGIPKELLLADPASPDNPDPHVWFDVTLWMKAVEQVRNDLSQFDAAHAAAYQANADRYLAELKELDEYARAQLGAIPQERRVLVTAHDAFQYFGRGYDVEVMGLQGISTASEYGLKDVQHLVDTLVERKIKAVFVESSVPARSIEAVVQGAAAKQHTVSIGGELFSDAMGEPGTPEGTYIGMIRHNVDTIVNALK, encoded by the coding sequence ATGAAAGTTACATATCTACAAAACCTGAAGGGATCGCTATGCGTCATTGCAGCTGCAGCCTTGCTTTTGGCCGGGTGCGGCGCGCAGACGGAACCGCCGGATACCGCACCTGCCACGGCCTCTGCCTGGAAAGTGACGGCCACCACAGGGATGGTAGCAGATATCGTCAAGGAAGTCGGCGGCGAGCATGTCGAAGTGACCCAGCTGATGGGCGCAGGCGTGGACCCCCATCTGTACAAAGCGTCGCAGGGGGATATCAAACGCATCGACGAAGCGGATCTGATCTTTTACTCCGGTCTCCACCTGGAAGGAAAGCTCGTCGACATCTTCGAAAAAATCGGTGCCAAAAAGCCGGTAAAAGCAGTGACCGCCGGCATCCCCAAAGAATTGCTGCTCGCCGATCCAGCTTCGCCCGACAACCCGGACCCACACGTCTGGTTCGACGTCACCTTGTGGATGAAAGCCGTCGAACAGGTCCGGAACGATTTGAGCCAATTTGACGCCGCCCATGCCGCCGCCTATCAGGCGAATGCGGATCGCTATCTGGCAGAACTGAAGGAGCTGGATGAGTACGCCCGCGCCCAGCTCGGGGCGATCCCGCAGGAGAGAAGAGTGCTGGTCACCGCTCACGACGCCTTTCAATACTTCGGCCGGGGCTATGACGTCGAAGTCATGGGTCTGCAAGGCATCAGCACAGCGTCGGAGTACGGCCTGAAGGATGTGCAGCACCTGGTAGACACCCTGGTCGAACGCAAAATCAAAGCGGTCTTCGTGGAATCATCGGTGCCCGCCCGCTCGATCGAAGCCGTCGTCCAGGGAGCGGCCGCCAAACAGCATACGGTCTCGATTGGCGGCGAGCTGTTTTCCGACGCGATGGGTGAGCCGGGGACCCCCGAGGGCACCTACATCGGAATGATCCGCCACAATGTTGATACGATTGTGAATGCGCTGAAATAA
- a CDS encoding metallophosphoesterase has product MTWIFFSFLVVVLFARAYRNTFHVNATQVNLELTPSDRLPHADRHAPLSILHLSDLHMENLSIKAENIVRDYAEQPIDLIAITGDLLDRHKNIPKAVRYVETVMSLQPKLGTFVVLGNHDYLLPLPKLAQLTTELKRIGCKVLVNENMTVDFEGMPLHIIGVDDYATRRSDLRKAFHGVPEEGLRLVLTHDPNVVLEMENYPYDYLLSGHFHGGQIHWPKPFHLVKMGRLPRLSMVKGLHEYHGRPFYISEGLGQTGLNIRLRSRPEITMHTLAPAAHFALAHSHRGSSAAAEGTAVPVHALPTAESATCTVAID; this is encoded by the coding sequence ATGACCTGGATTTTCTTTTCTTTTCTCGTCGTTGTCCTCTTTGCTCGCGCCTACCGCAATACATTCCATGTAAACGCGACCCAAGTCAACCTGGAGCTGACGCCTTCCGATCGGTTGCCGCATGCGGACCGGCATGCGCCGCTGTCGATCTTGCATCTCTCGGACTTGCACATGGAAAATTTGTCGATTAAAGCGGAAAACATCGTCCGCGATTACGCCGAACAACCAATCGACCTGATTGCGATTACGGGCGACCTGCTGGATCGCCATAAAAATATTCCTAAAGCCGTTCGTTATGTAGAGACGGTGATGTCTCTGCAGCCGAAGCTCGGCACTTTTGTCGTCTTGGGCAACCATGATTACTTGCTTCCCCTGCCGAAGCTGGCCCAGCTTACGACTGAACTGAAGCGGATCGGCTGCAAGGTACTGGTGAACGAAAATATGACCGTCGATTTCGAAGGCATGCCTCTTCACATTATCGGCGTGGACGATTACGCCACCCGCCGCAGCGATTTGCGCAAAGCGTTTCACGGCGTGCCGGAGGAAGGGCTTCGTCTGGTCTTGACCCACGATCCCAATGTCGTTTTAGAAATGGAGAACTATCCGTATGACTACCTGTTGTCCGGACATTTCCACGGCGGCCAGATTCACTGGCCAAAGCCGTTTCATCTCGTCAAGATGGGCCGTCTGCCCAGACTAAGCATGGTCAAAGGTCTTCACGAGTACCACGGCCGTCCCTTTTATATCAGCGAAGGCCTGGGACAGACTGGTTTGAATATCCGCTTGCGCTCTCGTCCGGAGATTACGATGCACACCTTGGCGCCAGCCGCGCACTTCGCGCTGGCCCATTCGCATCGGGGTTCCTCGGCCGCAGCGGAGGGCACAGCCGTGCCCGTGCACGCCCTGCCGACAGCAGAATCGGCGACCTGCACCGTGGCGATCGATTAA
- a CDS encoding response regulator gives MNAYRVLIADDHPMARMAIRSLLEQDPSFEVVGEATNGEEAYRMCGDLQPDLVLMDISMPRWTGLEATREVKKAYPHIKVVILSVSDDVGDLITAIQFGAQGYLLKNLEPDDWITYLHALLGEDSELSREMAARLFTRFRREESMDEPVPDILTPREREIVMYVGAGKTNREISDALIIAENTVKNHIKNILEKLQLVNRVQLAAYAVRHHLVLKTNDEHH, from the coding sequence ATGAACGCGTATCGCGTCTTGATCGCAGATGATCATCCGATGGCACGGATGGCCATTCGCAGCCTGCTGGAGCAGGACCCGTCTTTTGAAGTGGTCGGAGAAGCGACGAACGGAGAGGAAGCCTACCGGATGTGCGGCGATTTGCAGCCGGATCTGGTGCTGATGGATATCAGCATGCCGCGGTGGACCGGTCTGGAGGCTACCCGGGAAGTGAAAAAGGCCTACCCGCATATCAAAGTCGTGATCCTCAGCGTCTCGGACGACGTCGGCGATCTGATTACCGCCATTCAGTTCGGAGCCCAAGGGTATCTGCTGAAAAATCTGGAGCCGGACGACTGGATTACCTACCTGCATGCGCTGCTCGGAGAAGACAGTGAGCTCTCCCGAGAGATGGCGGCCCGCCTGTTCACCCGCTTCCGGCGGGAAGAGAGCATGGACGAGCCGGTTCCCGACATTTTGACCCCTCGCGAGCGTGAGATCGTCATGTATGTAGGCGCCGGCAAGACCAACAGAGAAATCAGCGATGCCTTGATCATCGCCGAAAACACCGTAAAAAATCACATCAAGAACATTCTGGAAAAGCTGCAGCTGGTCAACCGGGTCCAGCTCGCCGCTTATGCCGTCCGCCACCACCTGGTGCTGAAAACCAATGACGAGCACCACTAA
- a CDS encoding metal ABC transporter ATP-binding protein, with product MMTDTVAVPLQVRDLTVAYQKKPVLRNVNLRVPEGKLIAIVGPNGAGKSTLIKAVQGLIPAASGTAEIYGKPFAQQRKLVGYVPQRESVDWDFPTDALDVVLMGRYGRLGWFRRPGKADRQFAMECLKKVGMADYADRQISQLSGGQQQRVFLARALAQEAQLYFMDEPFAGVDASTERAIIQLLGDLKKQQKTVLVVHHDLQTVAEYFDWVVLLNRRIIAAGPVQETFTAENLQKTYGGRLQILGNQVLLANSGPIGEDDAT from the coding sequence ATGATGACGGATACAGTCGCTGTCCCCTTGCAGGTGCGCGACCTGACTGTCGCCTATCAGAAAAAGCCCGTCCTGCGCAATGTGAACCTGCGCGTCCCGGAAGGCAAGCTGATCGCGATCGTCGGTCCCAACGGAGCCGGGAAATCGACTCTGATCAAAGCCGTACAAGGGCTGATCCCCGCCGCTTCCGGCACGGCCGAGATTTACGGCAAACCCTTTGCCCAGCAAAGAAAGCTCGTCGGCTACGTGCCCCAGCGTGAATCTGTTGACTGGGATTTTCCCACGGATGCACTCGATGTCGTCTTGATGGGCCGGTACGGACGGCTCGGATGGTTCCGCCGACCGGGAAAGGCAGACCGGCAGTTCGCCATGGAATGCCTGAAAAAAGTCGGCATGGCCGATTACGCCGACCGGCAGATCAGCCAATTGTCCGGCGGACAGCAGCAGCGGGTCTTTCTCGCCCGCGCCCTGGCGCAGGAAGCGCAGCTTTACTTTATGGATGAACCGTTTGCGGGCGTGGATGCCTCCACGGAGAGGGCCATCATCCAGCTCCTGGGCGATCTGAAAAAACAGCAAAAAACAGTCCTCGTCGTGCACCACGACCTGCAGACTGTCGCGGAATATTTTGATTGGGTGGTCCTGCTCAACAGGAGAATCATCGCAGCCGGTCCCGTCCAGGAGACCTTTACGGCGGAAAATCTGCAAAAGACCTACGGCGGCAGGCTGCAGATCCTGGGCAATCAGGTGCTGCTCGCCAACAGCGGTCCCATCGGAGAGGATGATGCCACGTGA
- a CDS encoding metal ABC transporter permease, which translates to MSILYTLQDPNTKWVLMGCIMLGISSGVLGCFAFLRGRSLVGDALAHAALPGVCIVYLLTGSKSIGLFLIGAGVAGLLATYSITAISRYSRIKEDTSLAIVLSVFFGIGIVLLTFIQHSASGNQSGLDKFLFGQAASLVHGDVITIMSVASVLLLLTTLLFKEFALLSFDPGFGRGLGYPMGLLDGLLMLMLLMSIVIGLQAVGVVLVAAMLIAPAVTARYWTDKLSRMVFLSGCFGALSGVLGTLISTQQENLPTGPTIVLSATCFFLFSLLFSPRRGILARLYRFVKLRNKVLVEDVMQSLYESLEELASRTRVGGVYLGISEDEIARKSGKSPAQVKRALAELRRRKWVVEREKAEGQAAWTFTSEGMKAAYPFILNQRLWDLYHMTQNQYLHVQIDQSREELAPQLTDEVLAQMLAQLEAYDLTPRLTESTPLYPMTGNNQGGVPL; encoded by the coding sequence GTGAGTATCCTCTATACCCTGCAAGATCCCAATACGAAGTGGGTGCTGATGGGCTGCATCATGCTCGGCATCAGCAGCGGCGTACTGGGGTGCTTCGCCTTCCTGCGCGGCCGCTCGCTCGTCGGAGACGCGCTGGCCCACGCAGCGCTCCCTGGCGTCTGCATAGTGTATCTCCTGACGGGCTCCAAATCCATCGGCCTGTTTTTGATCGGAGCCGGTGTGGCCGGACTCTTGGCCACCTACAGCATCACGGCCATTTCCCGCTATAGCCGGATCAAGGAAGACACTTCGCTGGCGATCGTCCTCTCCGTCTTCTTCGGCATCGGGATTGTGCTTTTGACTTTTATCCAGCACAGCGCGAGCGGCAATCAGAGCGGCTTGGATAAGTTTCTGTTCGGCCAGGCTGCTTCACTAGTGCACGGCGATGTGATTACCATCATGAGCGTCGCTAGCGTGCTTCTTCTGCTCACGACTCTGCTGTTCAAGGAATTTGCCCTGCTGTCGTTTGACCCCGGCTTTGGGCGCGGACTGGGCTATCCGATGGGACTTCTGGACGGCCTCTTGATGCTGATGCTGCTCATGTCTATCGTAATCGGGCTGCAGGCTGTCGGAGTGGTGCTCGTCGCGGCGATGTTGATCGCGCCCGCCGTTACGGCCCGGTACTGGACGGACAAACTGAGCCGGATGGTCTTTTTGTCAGGCTGTTTCGGCGCGCTGAGCGGAGTCCTGGGCACGTTGATCAGCACGCAGCAAGAAAATCTGCCCACAGGCCCGACCATTGTCTTGTCGGCCACCTGCTTTTTCCTGTTTTCGCTCCTCTTCTCCCCTCGGCGCGGCATACTCGCCCGCCTGTACCGCTTTGTGAAGTTGCGCAACAAGGTACTGGTGGAGGATGTCATGCAATCCTTGTACGAAAGCCTCGAGGAGCTGGCGAGCCGTACGCGTGTCGGCGGGGTGTATCTCGGCATCAGCGAAGACGAGATCGCGAGGAAGAGCGGGAAGTCGCCCGCACAGGTAAAAAGGGCGCTGGCGGAGCTGAGGCGCAGGAAGTGGGTGGTGGAGCGTGAAAAGGCGGAGGGTCAGGCGGCCTGGACATTCACCTCTGAAGGGATGAAAGCGGCCTATCCGTTCATCCTCAACCAGCGCTTGTGGGATCTGTACCACATGACGCAGAATCAATACCTTCATGTACAAATCGATCAAAGCCGGGAAGAGCTCGCTCCCCAGCTCACCGATGAGGTCCTGGCGCAAATGCTGGCGCAGCTGGAGGCCTACGACTTAACGCCCAGGCTGACAGAAAGCACGCCGCTCTATCCCATGACCGGAAACAATCAGGGAGGTGTGCCACTGTGA